Within the Deltaproteobacteria bacterium genome, the region GGGCGAGGAGATCGTCCAGGCCCTCGAGAAGCGCCCGGAGAGCGCCCTCCTCCACTACCTCGCCGGCCGCCACCGCCTCTCCCAGGGCAAGGCCAAGGAGGCCACCGGGCACTTCGAGAAGGCGCTCAAGCTCGAGCCGGGCCACGCCCGCACGGTGCTGGAGCTGGCCCGCTACCTGGGCTCGCTGGGCAAGTGGAAGTCGGCGGAGAGCTACTACGACAACCTGCGCTCGAACTTCCCCGGCCACGTGCGGGCGAGGATCGGCGTCGCCCGGGCCAAGGTCGAGCGCAAGGACAACCTCGACGGCGCCCTCTCCGTGCTCGAGCTGGTCGAGAGCGAGCAGGGCGCGAACCTGGCGCCCGAGGAGAGCGTCGCCCTCGAGGCCGTCTTCGGTCAGGTGCTCGAGGCCCGCGGGCAGCACGCCGAGGCGGTCGCCCGCCTGGAGGCCGCCAGCAAGGCCCACCCCCGCCGGGCCGGCCTCGCCTTCCTGCTGGCCCGCACCCGGGCGAAGCACTTCGAGCTGCCGGAGGCCCTGGCGGCGATCGAGCGCGCCATCGCCATCACCCCGCAGGACGTCGAGATGCGGGAGCTGCAGGCCCAGATCCTCATCGACTGGGGCCGCTACGACGACGCCCTGGCCATGCTCAAGGGCGTGGGCGGCAAGGCCCCCGAGCTGCTCCTGCAGAAGGCCCGGGCGGCCTACCACGCCGGCAAGCTCACCACGGCCCGCAAGACCCTCGAGAGCATGCGCAACGACGCCGGGCAGATGCCCGCCGACGCGGCCATCTACCTCGCCCTGGTCGACGCCGAGTCCAGCGAGATCGATCGCGGCCGGGCGGTGCTCGATCGCGCGGCCAAGGCCCGGAAGAACGACCCCCTCACCCTCTGGGCGCTGGGCCGGCTGAACATCTTCGCGAACCAGCCCGCCACCGCCACCCGCTACTTCGAGAAGGCCCTCGCCCGCGACGACCGGTACTTCCGCGCCGCGGTGGACAACGCCGTCGCCCTGCGCGCCAGCAAGAAGGACGGGCCGGCGATGGAGGCCGTCAGCGCCGGCCTGGACGTGAACCCCCACTTCCGGGAGGGCCGCCTGCTCCTCGGTGAGCTGCACCTCGCTGCCGACGAGTTCGAGCCGGCGCGCGATCTCTTCCGGAAGGTGATCGCCGACCACCCCAAGGAGGCCTCGGCCCACCGCGGGCTGGCCGACGCCCTGCTGGCCCTCGACGACCTCGAGGCCGGCGAGCAGAGCGCCCAGGAGGCCATGACCCTCCAGCCCAAGGACCCGCGGGTGCTCCACACCCTGGGCCGGGCCCAGCTCGCCAACGGCAAGGCCCCGGCGGCGGTCCAGACCCTGCTCAAGGCCCGGCGGCTGGACGCCGAGAACGCCGAGCTCCTCGCGGACCTCGGCTGGGCCTACCTCGAGCAGGGCGGCAAGAACCGGGCGAAGCAGGCCAAGACCTACTTCGAGGAGGCCCTCGAGCTCTCGAAGGGCTCGACCCGGGCGCGCTGGGGGCTGGGCCGCGCCCAGCTGCGCCTCGACGACAAGGAGGCGATCGCCTCGCTCACCCTCACCACCCGCGCCCTGCGCAAGACGGCGCCGGTCGCCGAGCGGGCCGAGGCCTGGCTCGACCTGGGGAAGGCCTACCTCGAGGTCGGCCGCAAGCCCGATCCCAAGGGCGCCCGCCGCGCCCTCACCGCCTCCCTGGAGGCGAAGGACCTGGTCAGCACCCGCCTGCTCCTCGGCCGCGTCCTCATGGACGACAACAAGGCGAAGGCCGCGGTGAGCATCCTGGAGCGGGCCATCGAGGCCGAGGCCGAGAACGCCGAGGCCCACCTGGCCCTCGGCCAGGCCCGCGCCGCCGCCGGTGACATCGAGGGGGCCCGCGCGGCGCTGGATCGCAGCCTGGTGCTCTCGCCCAAGGGCAAGGTCGCCGCCGAGGCGCGCAAGGCCCTGAGCTCTCTCTAGTCTCCTCCTCCCAGGAGCCCCGCCTCGGCGAGGGAGAGGTAGCGGCCGTCGCCGATGATCAGGTGATCGAGGAGGCGGACACCGAGGGCCTCGGCCGCGATCCCGAGGCGCCGGGTCAGGGAGAGGTCGTCGGCGGAGGGGGCCGGATCGCCGCTCGGGTGGTTGTGGGCGACGATCAGCGCCGCCGCCGCCTCGCGCACGGCCGGCTCGAGGACCTCCCGGGGGTGGATGGCGCAGGCGGTGAGCCCCCCTTCGGCGATGCGCTGCTCGGAGAGGATCCGGTGGCGGGCGTCGAGGTAGATCCCGACGAAGTTCTCCTGGCGCAGGTGCCGCAGGCGCGGCCCCAGCCGGCGGTGGATCTGATCGGCC harbors:
- a CDS encoding tetratricopeptide repeat protein; translation: MVDRYRTILSADPTSMVFVELAKALIDQGDLDEAVRVCEAGVRQHPESIVGQVLWGRALLGQGDPEAAMDHFDSAVALDPENPYAYNLIGEALLHQQLYRSALPLLRKAVSLQPGDSRVRQWLEQAEAAVGDARGASLGADATTVTPALPEEGDASDEGPTTEGPPPAGMDAAFDAVFGELPGSTPGGGAGPLDGPTRESPTVNLDAVMGAGDAVASPFADPFDAAFGAVGAGNEGPGDATEVLVRPPPEAMGEASPPVPGGDGGSPFADYFDAAFGRVDSSALPESEDGIIPGMTQTFTALELEEAGRLDRERMQAAAAQAGSVTPGGPDLRDPTIHAAPPPLPPPLPGKGGGPPPPPREEASELFGLKLPPSPAQLKAEAEAKAAAAKAEAKAKAGGGGDTAHALAAEYERELRARLMPDEQPRGFFQRNSKLLLVGGAVSLALLTAAVATLYARAANRKEAIAEGLTAAHNGIARDSYQAYLAALEALEEVVDLDPKNVEAKALTAQIEAILYAELDPDPARRERASKLVADAQVGVKHPDLALDARYHLLPPDARGPVGEEIVQALEKRPESALLHYLAGRHRLSQGKAKEATGHFEKALKLEPGHARTVLELARYLGSLGKWKSAESYYDNLRSNFPGHVRARIGVARAKVERKDNLDGALSVLELVESEQGANLAPEESVALEAVFGQVLEARGQHAEAVARLEAASKAHPRRAGLAFLLARTRAKHFELPEALAAIERAIAITPQDVEMRELQAQILIDWGRYDDALAMLKGVGGKAPELLLQKARAAYHAGKLTTARKTLESMRNDAGQMPADAAIYLALVDAESSEIDRGRAVLDRAAKARKNDPLTLWALGRLNIFANQPATATRYFEKALARDDRYFRAAVDNAVALRASKKDGPAMEAVSAGLDVNPHFREGRLLLGELHLAADEFEPARDLFRKVIADHPKEASAHRGLADALLALDDLEAGEQSAQEAMTLQPKDPRVLHTLGRAQLANGKAPAAVQTLLKARRLDAENAELLADLGWAYLEQGGKNRAKQAKTYFEEALELSKGSTRARWGLGRAQLRLDDKEAIASLTLTTRALRKTAPVAERAEAWLDLGKAYLEVGRKPDPKGARRALTASLEAKDLVSTRLLLGRVLMDDNKAKAAVSILERAIEAEAENAEAHLALGQARAAAGDIEGARAALDRSLVLSPKGKVAAEARKALSSL
- the radC gene encoding DNA repair protein RadC; this translates as MTELPADRTDPRPRERLQALGPEALVDEELLALILGPCGAGHLAPLLLRRFGGLHGLERASASELVRIPGMGSARTAAVRAALQLGRRLALSEQPRGAVLRSADQIHRRLGPRLRHLRQENFVGIYLDARHRILSEQRIAEGGLTACAIHPREVLEPAVREAAAALIVAHNHPSGDPAPSADDLSLTRRLGIAAEALGVRLLDHLIIGDGRYLSLAEAGLLGGGD